A portion of the Magnolia sinica isolate HGM2019 chromosome 17, MsV1, whole genome shotgun sequence genome contains these proteins:
- the LOC131231668 gene encoding uncharacterized protein LOC131231668 isoform X1 has translation MSIGSVAIVHCVTLANWSPCIKGRQRYPAIPTLSSHYQMGSKDRNLTMADDKLKKSLEDEIHFLKGRVLELESDLVSKSTKVTSAVSGKKEALSSAFTEIDRLKEENSVKT, from the exons ATGTCGATTGGATCG GTTGCTATTGTTCATTGTGTAACTCTTGCAAATTGGTCACCATGCATCAAAGGAAGGCAGAGATATCCCGCCATTCCAACGCTTTCATCGCATTACCAG ATGGGAAGCAAGGATAGGAACTTGACAATGGCAgatgacaagctaaagaagtcattggaggatgaaattcattttctcaagggaagggttttagaacttgaaagtgatcttgtgtcaaagtccacaaaagttacatctgcagtttcagggaaaaaagaagctctatcttctgcatttACTGAAATTGAtcgtctgaaggaagaaaattctgtaaaaacgtga
- the LOC131231668 gene encoding uncharacterized protein LOC131231668 isoform X2: MSKVAIVHCVTLANWSPCIKGRQRYPAIPTLSSHYQMGSKDRNLTMADDKLKKSLEDEIHFLKGRVLELESDLVSKSTKVTSAVSGKKEALSSAFTEIDRLKEENSVKT, translated from the exons ATGTCAAAGGTTGCTATTGTTCATTGTGTAACTCTTGCAAATTGGTCACCATGCATCAAAGGAAGGCAGAGATATCCCGCCATTCCAACGCTTTCATCGCATTACCAG ATGGGAAGCAAGGATAGGAACTTGACAATGGCAgatgacaagctaaagaagtcattggaggatgaaattcattttctcaagggaagggttttagaacttgaaagtgatcttgtgtcaaagtccacaaaagttacatctgcagtttcagggaaaaaagaagctctatcttctgcatttACTGAAATTGAtcgtctgaaggaagaaaattctgtaaaaacgtga
- the LOC131231668 gene encoding uncharacterized protein LOC131231668 isoform X3, producing the protein MSKMKGRGIQKEPEYLGSLLRVDQWAVCIYCSWMNLCNQRIHVDWIGCYCSLCNSCKLVTMHQRKAEISRHSNAFIALPGTIIMADGKQG; encoded by the exons ATGTCAAAGATGAAAGGGAGGGGGATTCAAAAGGAACCTG AATACCTTGGATCACTGCTTAGAGTTGACCAATGGGCTGTATGTATTTACTGTAGTTGGATGAACTTGTGTAATCAGCGGATACATGTCGATTGGATCG GTTGCTATTGTTCATTGTGTAACTCTTGCAAATTGGTCACCATGCATCAAAGGAAGGCAGAGATATCCCGCCATTCCAACGCTTTCATCGCATTACCAG GCACCATCATAATGGCAGATGGGAAGCAAGGATAG